The following are encoded together in the Juglans microcarpa x Juglans regia isolate MS1-56 chromosome 2D, Jm3101_v1.0, whole genome shotgun sequence genome:
- the LOC121251176 gene encoding rho-N domain-containing protein 1, chloroplastic isoform X1 → MFQAVHLIAKNVPGCGVVEGSCLPCSGVSGRATSVSSSSPADYRFHSQVKIGSQKDASKGAALVCKASSSGHRRNPDFSRQNRHGFSRNRHRQNEERETFDNLNESDALSSKNGPLLSLSNTPKFHATAAPGPREKEIVELFRKVQAQLRERAASKVEKKIETSKEQGKESDTVDSLLKLLRKHSVEQSKRNSRSNGSNKDLMLDQQVQNDSYNGRKSTIYYNSNNSLKDEAQERNGTFLGRPVSNFQRKSPIPRVKYQPIYSGVETINTMPHVNSSEKGDENRIEKGLKPEQELEQELEAEPEPEPELEPELELELELELEPEPEPKPKATFLDSKLANLSEGESSDADEPFNDENGVLQPKNEHGDLSALKLPELRAIAKSLGLRGYSKMKKSELVELLSGSLV, encoded by the exons ATGTTTCAAGCAGTCCACCTCATCGCCAAGAACGTCCCAG GTTGTGGAGTGGTGGAAGGCAGCTGTCTTCCTTGTTCAGGAGTTTCTGGAAGAGCAACCTctgtatcttcttcttctcctgctGACTATAGATTCCATTCACAGGTCAAGATTGGATCACAGAAAGATGCTTCTAAGGGAGCAGCTTTAGTCTGCAAAGCAAGTTCTAGTGGTCATAGGAGAAATCCAGACTTCTCAAGGCAAAACAGGCATGGCTTCTCTAGAAACAGGCACAGgcaaaatgaagagagagagacctttGATAACCTCAATGAATCTGATGCGTTATCCTCGAAGAATGGACCATTACTCTCCCTCTCCAATACCCCAAAGTTCCATGCAACTGCAGCCCCTGGACCTAGAGAGAAGGAGATAGTTGAGCTGTTCAGGAAGGTTCAGGCTCAGCTTCGAGAGAGAGCTGCAAGCAAAGTAGAAAAGAAGATTGAAACCTCAAAAGAGCAAGGCAAAGAGAGTGACACTGTAGATTCCCTCCTTAAGTTATTAAGGAAACACTCTGTAGAGCAAAGCAAGAGAAACAGCAGAAGCAATGGCAGCAACAAAGATCTCATGTTGGACCAGCAAGTGCAGAATGACTCCTACAATGGAAGAAAAAGTACAATCTACTATAATTCAAATAACAGTCTGAAGGATGAGGCCCAAGAACGTAATGGCACTTTCTTAGGTAGGCCCGTGTCAAATTTCCAACGCAAGTCTCCTATCCCTCGTGTTAAATACCAGCCTATTTATTCTGGTGTGGAAACCATCAATACCATGCCACATGTGAATTCAAGTGAGAAGGGAGATGAGAATCGAATTGAGAAGGGTCTAAAGCCTGAACAAGAGTTGGAGCAAGAGTTGGAAGCCGAGCCGGAGCCGGAGCCGGAGCTGGAGCCGGAGCTGGAGCTTGAGCTTGAGCTTGAGCTTGAGCCTGAGCCTGAGCCCAAGCCAAAGGCCACTTTTCTAGATAGTAAGCTTGCCAATTTGTCAGAAGGTGAGAGTTCAGATGCTGATGAACCTTTTAATGATGAGAATGGAGTTTTGCAGCCAAAAAATGAGCATGGGGATTTGAGTGCATTGAAGCTACCAGAATTAAGGGCAATTGCAAAGTCTCTTGGTCTAAGAGGGTAttcaaagatgaagaagagtgAGCTTGTGGAATTGCTAAGTGGGAGTTTGGTCTGA
- the LOC121251176 gene encoding rho-N domain-containing protein 1, chloroplastic isoform X2 yields the protein MFQAVHLIAKNVPGCGVVEGSCLPCSGVSGRATSVSSSSPADYRFHSQVKIGSQKDASKGAALVCKASSSGHRRNPDFSRQNRHGFSRNRHRQNEERETFDNLNESDALSSKNGPLLSLSNTPKFHATAAPGPREKEIVELFRKVQAQLRERAASKVEKKIETSKEQGKESDTVDSLLKLLRKHSVEQSKRNSRSNGSNKDLMLDQQVQNDSYNGRKSTIYYNSNNSLKDEAQERNGTFLGRPVSNFQRKSPIPRVKYQPIYSGVETINTMPHVNSSEKGDENRIEKGLKPEQELEQELEAEPEPEPELEPELEPEPKPKATFLDSKLANLSEGESSDADEPFNDENGVLQPKNEHGDLSALKLPELRAIAKSLGLRGYSKMKKSELVELLSGSLV from the exons ATGTTTCAAGCAGTCCACCTCATCGCCAAGAACGTCCCAG GTTGTGGAGTGGTGGAAGGCAGCTGTCTTCCTTGTTCAGGAGTTTCTGGAAGAGCAACCTctgtatcttcttcttctcctgctGACTATAGATTCCATTCACAGGTCAAGATTGGATCACAGAAAGATGCTTCTAAGGGAGCAGCTTTAGTCTGCAAAGCAAGTTCTAGTGGTCATAGGAGAAATCCAGACTTCTCAAGGCAAAACAGGCATGGCTTCTCTAGAAACAGGCACAGgcaaaatgaagagagagagacctttGATAACCTCAATGAATCTGATGCGTTATCCTCGAAGAATGGACCATTACTCTCCCTCTCCAATACCCCAAAGTTCCATGCAACTGCAGCCCCTGGACCTAGAGAGAAGGAGATAGTTGAGCTGTTCAGGAAGGTTCAGGCTCAGCTTCGAGAGAGAGCTGCAAGCAAAGTAGAAAAGAAGATTGAAACCTCAAAAGAGCAAGGCAAAGAGAGTGACACTGTAGATTCCCTCCTTAAGTTATTAAGGAAACACTCTGTAGAGCAAAGCAAGAGAAACAGCAGAAGCAATGGCAGCAACAAAGATCTCATGTTGGACCAGCAAGTGCAGAATGACTCCTACAATGGAAGAAAAAGTACAATCTACTATAATTCAAATAACAGTCTGAAGGATGAGGCCCAAGAACGTAATGGCACTTTCTTAGGTAGGCCCGTGTCAAATTTCCAACGCAAGTCTCCTATCCCTCGTGTTAAATACCAGCCTATTTATTCTGGTGTGGAAACCATCAATACCATGCCACATGTGAATTCAAGTGAGAAGGGAGATGAGAATCGAATTGAGAAGGGTCTAAAGCCTGAACAAGAGTTGGAGCAAGAGTTGGAAGCCGAGCCGGAGCCGGAGCCGGAGCTGGAGCCGGAGCT TGAGCCTGAGCCCAAGCCAAAGGCCACTTTTCTAGATAGTAAGCTTGCCAATTTGTCAGAAGGTGAGAGTTCAGATGCTGATGAACCTTTTAATGATGAGAATGGAGTTTTGCAGCCAAAAAATGAGCATGGGGATTTGAGTGCATTGAAGCTACCAGAATTAAGGGCAATTGCAAAGTCTCTTGGTCTAAGAGGGTAttcaaagatgaagaagagtgAGCTTGTGGAATTGCTAAGTGGGAGTTTGGTCTGA